A single genomic interval of Chloracidobacterium validum harbors:
- a CDS encoding serine/threonine-protein kinase, which produces MISGSALVGVTLDSRYEILTRIHTGAGATVYQGRDLQTNRLVAIKSISQHEFGKYHEAVLRFRREMQILATIHHPNIIEIYDRGETPYGITYFVMQWLNGRTLLDELDHVGQLELTRIQAILAPLCDAVAVIHQAGIIHRDLKPGNIFLSKTSEGREHVTLLDFGIAKPLFDWESDDFEISTESLAVGTPEYMSPEQCSEKDLTPASDIYSLGVVLYRMLAGRPPFIGPAQYIMARHIAGEPPPLHLRRPHLPEAVASVALRALAKDPDGRFASALDLRVAFDQALAEVDEDVIYQRVQPPETDEAGAWKRTRQMDALKPPNLGPET; this is translated from the coding sequence ATGATCTCAGGCAGCGCGCTCGTCGGTGTCACACTGGACAGCCGATATGAAATCCTAACGCGCATTCATACCGGCGCGGGCGCGACCGTGTATCAGGGACGAGACCTTCAGACCAATCGCCTGGTTGCCATCAAGTCAATCTCGCAGCACGAGTTTGGGAAGTATCACGAGGCCGTTCTGCGGTTTCGCCGCGAGATGCAAATCCTGGCGACCATTCACCACCCAAACATCATCGAAATTTATGACCGTGGCGAGACGCCGTATGGGATTACCTATTTCGTGATGCAGTGGCTCAACGGGCGGACGCTACTCGACGAACTCGACCATGTTGGACAGCTCGAACTCACACGCATTCAGGCGATACTCGCCCCCCTGTGCGATGCCGTCGCCGTGATTCACCAAGCCGGTATCATCCACCGTGATCTGAAGCCCGGAAATATCTTTTTGAGCAAAACCTCAGAGGGGCGCGAACACGTCACGCTCCTTGACTTTGGCATTGCCAAGCCACTTTTTGACTGGGAAAGCGACGACTTTGAAATTTCAACCGAAAGTCTTGCGGTTGGAACGCCGGAATATATGAGTCCCGAACAGTGCAGCGAAAAAGACCTGACGCCGGCCAGTGATATTTATAGTCTTGGCGTGGTGCTCTACCGCATGCTTGCGGGGCGTCCACCATTTATCGGCCCGGCACAGTACATCATGGCCCGGCACATTGCCGGTGAACCGCCACCGCTTCACCTGCGGCGACCGCATCTTCCAGAGGCCGTGGCTTCGGTTGCGCTTCGCGCTTTAGCCAAAGACCCGGACGGGCGCTTTGCCTCCGCTTTGGACCTGCGGGTAGCCTTTGACCAAGCCCTGGCAGAAGTTGATGAAGACGTTATTTATCAGCGCGTACAGCCGCCAGAAACGGACGAAGCTGGAGCCTGGAAACGCACCCGGCAGATGGATGCGCTCAAACCACCCAACCTTGGTCCAGAAACCTAA
- a CDS encoding OmpH family outer membrane protein encodes MKFSFPLWALAVVAAGFTTASAQALPTGTAQPAAPPKATSIPTGRVVIVNTLAFGEKIDEFRRQAQKLEDKFKPRTTELETLSKRLQELSQKVQDEKLSVEVRRQAQEQGLALEKEYKRKDEDLRADIEREQQTILNPLREKVFKFMESYAAARGIIMIIDVGALAANNNLGMLPYVDNAADITEDFIKEYNRANPVAAAPAASAKP; translated from the coding sequence ATGAAGTTTTCTTTTCCGCTCTGGGCGCTTGCCGTCGTCGCGGCAGGCTTTACGACAGCCTCGGCGCAAGCGCTCCCGACGGGGACTGCCCAACCGGCTGCCCCACCCAAGGCCACATCCATTCCAACGGGACGGGTTGTCATCGTCAACACCCTAGCGTTTGGCGAAAAGATTGATGAGTTCCGGCGGCAGGCGCAGAAGTTGGAAGACAAGTTCAAGCCCCGCACGACTGAACTAGAGACACTCAGTAAGCGGTTGCAGGAGTTGAGCCAGAAGGTGCAGGACGAAAAACTTTCGGTTGAAGTTCGCCGGCAGGCTCAGGAGCAAGGACTGGCGCTTGAAAAGGAATACAAGCGCAAGGATGAAGACCTCCGTGCCGACATCGAGCGCGAGCAGCAAACGATCCTCAACCCACTGCGTGAAAAGGTGTTCAAGTTCATGGAAAGCTACGCGGCAGCGCGGGGCATCATCATGATCATTGACGTGGGTGCGCTGGCCGCCAACAACAATCTGGGCATGCTTCCCTACGTGGACAATGCGGCTGACATTACCGAGGACTTCATCAAGGAATACAATCGCGCCAACCCGGTGGCAGCGGCACCGGCTGCCAGCGCCAAGCCCTGA
- a CDS encoding RDD family protein: MTWRVVVQGQTYETSLEELRQWVQEGRVLPTDQIFQPGVGWVAAGQVADLQAWFPPGAATLPPPAGFSGSTPGGGDLASSPYASSYAPHTPPLDPYTPAYGQVGGYGPPMAISFGSPASLGKRFLGAFVDGCLTMLCSLPGIILYMTAIAAGVQDGGSVPAGRAAGGYLLIYLGAIAYGLLCAYMLSKSGASPGKKLAGTVVLREDGQYLTFGMAILREFLKNVFSNICFLLILWLLFDSERQQLYDKVVRANVYEAS, encoded by the coding sequence ATGACCTGGCGTGTCGTCGTTCAAGGGCAGACCTATGAAACAAGCCTTGAAGAACTCAGGCAGTGGGTTCAAGAGGGTCGGGTACTACCTACTGACCAGATTTTTCAGCCTGGCGTGGGCTGGGTTGCGGCTGGTCAGGTTGCCGACCTCCAGGCGTGGTTTCCACCTGGAGCGGCGACGCTCCCGCCTCCCGCCGGCTTTTCTGGAAGCACGCCAGGCGGTGGTGACCTGGCTTCGTCCCCCTATGCATCGTCTTACGCGCCTCATACGCCGCCCCTTGACCCTTACACCCCGGCTTACGGACAAGTTGGGGGGTACGGGCCGCCAATGGCAATCTCCTTTGGCAGCCCCGCCAGCCTTGGCAAGCGTTTCTTGGGTGCTTTCGTGGACGGATGCCTAACGATGCTTTGTAGCTTGCCCGGTATAATTCTTTACATGACCGCCATCGCCGCTGGGGTCCAGGATGGCGGGAGCGTGCCGGCTGGTCGAGCCGCCGGAGGATACCTTCTCATCTACCTTGGCGCGATTGCTTACGGGCTGTTGTGCGCCTACATGCTCAGCAAGAGTGGCGCATCGCCGGGCAAAAAACTCGCCGGGACAGTGGTTCTGCGTGAAGATGGTCAGTATCTCACATTTGGCATGGCCATTCTGCGTGAGTTCCTCAAAAACGTTTTCAGCAACATTTGCTTCCTGCTCATTTTGTGGTTGCTGTTCGACTCAGAGCGCCAGCAACTCTATGACAAGGTGGTGCGGGCGAACGTGTATGAAGCTTCCTGA
- a CDS encoding RDD family protein — METFERLFLKGFLSMTWRVIVHGQTYETNQEELKQWVRGGRVLPTDQVFRPDVGWVIASQIPELQSCFPSRVMPPPPFGGMPGSGMAPSPYAASYTPPLPYAPLYGQAGGYLPQPIVLRTPASLGRRLLGSLVDTFISLFFTSLGWLTILIALEASASRSRSSTDGDMLMVGCFLLFLGGFVYLLLNSYLISRSGATIGKKFAGTVILRDDGRYLSFGRALLRELLKGVFGNACFLFNLWLLFDSENQQLYDKAVRANVYKAS, encoded by the coding sequence GTGGAAACCTTTGAAAGGCTTTTTTTGAAAGGTTTTCTTAGTATGACTTGGCGCGTCATCGTTCACGGGCAGACTTATGAAACCAACCAGGAAGAACTCAAGCAATGGGTTCGGGGAGGACGAGTATTGCCTACTGACCAGGTGTTTCGGCCTGACGTTGGCTGGGTGATTGCCAGTCAGATACCAGAACTCCAAAGCTGCTTTCCATCTAGGGTGATGCCACCACCACCTTTTGGAGGCATGCCTGGGAGTGGAATGGCTCCGTCACCCTATGCTGCGTCTTACACGCCGCCCCTGCCTTATGCTCCCTTATACGGACAAGCCGGGGGATACCTGCCACAGCCAATTGTACTTCGTACGCCTGCCAGTCTTGGAAGACGGCTGCTCGGTTCTCTGGTGGATACCTTTATATCCCTGTTCTTTACTTCCCTTGGTTGGCTCACGATTCTTATCGCCCTTGAGGCATCTGCCAGCCGTTCACGGTCGTCTACAGATGGGGACATGCTCATGGTTGGATGCTTCCTTCTTTTCCTTGGTGGGTTTGTTTACTTGCTTTTGAACTCTTACCTGATTAGTCGGAGCGGAGCGACAATTGGCAAAAAATTCGCCGGGACGGTCATTCTGCGTGACGACGGTCGGTATCTCTCATTCGGCAGGGCCTTGCTGCGTGAGCTTCTCAAAGGTGTTTTCGGCAACGCTTGCTTTTTGTTCAATTTGTGGTTGCTTTTCGATTCAGAGAACCAGCAGTTGTATGACAAGGCAGTGCGGGCAAACGTGTATAAAGCTTCCTGA
- a CDS encoding RDD family protein: MTWRVIVERQSYETNLEELKQWVREGRILPTDQVFQPRVGWVAAGQVLELQPLFSPGESPRPPSGDIPDDGTAPSPYASSYTSYAPPPKPYAPAYGQVAGGYLPETSIGHGGSATLLKRFLSYVVDQALMWVCTLPGLAILRSIEDESQAGRGMGGVILMYLGSFAYWLACAYMLSKSGASPGKKVFKLVVVRDDGNYLSFGRAILREMIKAALLNVCFFFVLFKVVIHWLFSNEEYRQLYDRLVGANVYEAS; encoded by the coding sequence ATGACGTGGCGTGTCATAGTTGAAAGACAAAGCTATGAAACAAACCTTGAAGAACTCAAGCAGTGGGTTCGAGAAGGCCGGATACTGCCTACTGACCAAGTTTTTCAGCCTAGAGTTGGCTGGGTTGCGGCTGGTCAGGTCCTAGAACTCCAACCCTTGTTCTCCCCTGGGGAGTCCCCGCGGCCACCCTCCGGTGATATTCCTGATGACGGAACGGCTCCATCACCCTATGCATCCTCTTACACGTCTTATGCACCACCGCCTAAACCCTATGCTCCAGCTTACGGGCAAGTCGCAGGGGGATACCTGCCAGAAACGTCAATCGGGCATGGTGGCAGTGCTACCTTGCTGAAACGTTTCCTAAGTTATGTTGTGGATCAAGCGCTGATGTGGGTCTGTACTCTCCCCGGGCTTGCCATCCTCCGGAGCATCGAGGATGAATCCCAGGCTGGGCGGGGGATGGGAGGAGTTATCCTTATGTACCTTGGCTCATTTGCCTACTGGCTGGCGTGTGCTTACATGCTCAGCAAAAGTGGCGCATCACCGGGTAAAAAAGTCTTCAAACTAGTAGTTGTGCGCGATGATGGTAATTATCTCTCGTTTGGCAGGGCTATTCTGCGTGAAATGATCAAAGCCGCTTTACTCAACGTTTGCTTCTTTTTTGTACTTTTCAAAGTAGTCATTCATTGGTTGTTCTCCAATGAAGAGTACCGGCAGCTTTATGACAGGCTTGTGGGAGCGAACGTATATGAAGCTTCCTGA
- a CDS encoding S66 peptidase family protein, with the protein MVKPPALKPGDLIGVIAPASNVKLDWLAAGTRELERRGFRVIHRADIGAKARYTAGTLQRRLAEFHEIWMNPEVKAVIAARGGYGTMHLLPHLDAARLSAQPKIFVGYSDLTALHLFLWRACRLVTFHGPMVAKDFSAGTAHYDWDSFCRLTMDAQPAGTLTSPHVETLIGGHASGVLVGGCLSLVAALVGTPWQLDTAGTVLFLEDTATKPYQIDRLLQQLYLAGQLDRVAGFVFGEMSDCVQHAEQGYHLAEVIHDLIRPLGVPAIYGWRSGHSDVGNRTLPCGVRVTLDARAGTLTVTEAAVA; encoded by the coding sequence ATGGTCAAACCACCTGCTCTGAAACCGGGCGACCTCATTGGCGTCATTGCACCGGCCAGCAATGTCAAGCTCGACTGGCTGGCTGCTGGCACCCGCGAACTCGAACGGCGCGGCTTTCGCGTCATCCACCGGGCGGACATTGGAGCCAAAGCGCGTTACACGGCCGGAACCCTGCAACGGCGGCTCGCCGAGTTTCACGAAATCTGGATGAATCCAGAAGTCAAGGCCGTGATTGCGGCGCGGGGTGGCTACGGCACGATGCACTTGCTGCCCCATCTCGATGCGGCGCGGCTGAGCGCGCAGCCCAAAATTTTTGTCGGCTACAGTGACCTGACAGCATTGCACCTGTTCCTGTGGCGGGCTTGTCGCCTCGTGACGTTTCACGGCCCGATGGTTGCCAAAGACTTTTCAGCCGGAACAGCGCACTACGACTGGGATTCATTTTGTCGCCTGACGATGGACGCCCAGCCGGCCGGAACGCTGACTTCTCCGCATGTTGAAACATTAATCGGCGGCCACGCGAGTGGCGTACTGGTTGGTGGGTGTTTGTCGCTCGTGGCGGCCCTGGTCGGGACACCGTGGCAGCTCGATACGGCTGGCACGGTGCTGTTTCTTGAAGATACTGCAACCAAGCCCTACCAGATTGACCGCTTGCTTCAACAACTTTACCTCGCCGGGCAGCTTGACCGTGTGGCCGGTTTTGTCTTTGGTGAAATGAGTGACTGTGTCCAGCATGCGGAGCAGGGTTACCACTTGGCAGAAGTGATTCATGACCTGATTCGCCCGCTGGGCGTCCCGGCCATTTACGGTTGGCGCAGCGGGCACAGCGACGTGGGCAATCGGACGCTGCCATGCGGCGTCCGGGTGACGCTCGATGCGCGCGCGGGCACGTTGACCGTGACGGAAGCCGCCGTGGCATGA
- the lpxD gene encoding UDP-3-O-(3-hydroxymyristoyl)glucosamine N-acyltransferase — protein MAMKLGDLAAALGVPCLGNPDRLILGVAEFETASPTHLTLAIGTRRKQLASSRAAAFIVAADTVTDAELTRYDLLPADYPKVTFAKAIELLHVPPRQALGIAPEALLAPDVVIGEGSTVGPRAVIGAGSRLGARVTIHPGVVIGCRVEIGDDTTIFPNVTVYDDARIGARCILHAGVVIGADGYGYARDATGAHVKIPQVGTVIIEDDVEIGANSTIDRATLGETRIGRGTKIDNLVHIAHNCVIGEESLLAALVGLSGGVKVGRRVTLAGQVGANPQVEIGDGAIIAGKAGITKSVAGGETYAGVPITTLREWKRERIYAARIPYRLPDIETRLAAVEARLDASQPMQLRQPVESED, from the coding sequence ATGGCTATGAAGCTAGGCGACCTGGCTGCTGCGCTTGGCGTTCCCTGCCTTGGCAATCCCGACCGTTTGATTTTGGGCGTCGCCGAGTTTGAAACAGCCTCGCCCACCCACCTGACGCTGGCCATCGGCACACGGCGCAAACAACTCGCGTCATCCCGGGCTGCCGCTTTCATCGTTGCTGCCGACACGGTGACAGATGCCGAGCTGACTCGTTACGACCTCCTGCCGGCGGACTATCCCAAAGTCACGTTTGCCAAGGCGATTGAGCTTTTACACGTTCCGCCACGTCAAGCCCTGGGAATTGCCCCGGAAGCCCTGCTTGCCCCGGATGTCGTCATTGGCGAGGGTTCAACCGTCGGGCCGCGGGCCGTTATCGGGGCCGGGTCACGGCTTGGCGCGCGGGTCACCATCCATCCAGGCGTGGTGATTGGATGCCGCGTCGAGATTGGGGATGACACCACGATTTTCCCCAATGTGACCGTTTACGACGACGCGCGCATCGGCGCGCGCTGCATCCTGCATGCCGGCGTCGTCATCGGCGCGGACGGCTATGGCTACGCCCGCGACGCCACCGGCGCACATGTCAAAATTCCGCAAGTCGGGACAGTCATCATCGAGGATGATGTCGAAATTGGAGCCAACTCGACGATTGACCGGGCGACGCTCGGCGAAACGCGCATTGGACGCGGCACCAAGATTGACAATCTCGTTCATATCGCCCACAACTGTGTCATTGGCGAAGAAAGTTTGCTGGCGGCGCTGGTCGGGCTTTCCGGTGGCGTCAAGGTTGGGCGGCGCGTCACCCTGGCCGGACAAGTCGGGGCGAACCCACAGGTTGAAATCGGTGATGGCGCCATCATCGCGGGCAAAGCTGGGATCACCAAGTCGGTTGCGGGTGGCGAAACCTATGCCGGCGTACCGATCACGACCCTGCGCGAGTGGAAGCGCGAGCGGATTTACGCGGCGCGTATTCCGTACCGCCTCCCAGACATCGAGACCCGCCTGGCCGCAGTTGAAGCGCGACTCGACGCAAGCCAGCCAATGCAGCTCCGCCAACCCGTTGAAAGTGAAGACTGA
- a CDS encoding pyroglutamyl-peptidase I family protein has translation MLKVFVTGFEPFDQLPINPTETVALTVNTPVGLHVMRFVLPVVAETCVTRLLQAIEAERPAAVLALGLAVGRAVVSLERVAVNLDDFSRPDNAGNLRYDTPIVPDGPPTLWTTLPIRHMEKALKAADIPVEISYSAGTYVCNHLFYQVQYALQRQPGRCRFGFVHLPPTPDLGRAGLPLSTQLRAVERLLETLRDTTEQDVWSNHLL, from the coding sequence ATGCTGAAGGTCTTCGTCACCGGCTTTGAGCCATTTGACCAGCTTCCCATCAATCCGACCGAAACGGTTGCCCTGACCGTCAATACGCCGGTCGGCCTGCACGTGATGCGGTTTGTGCTGCCGGTCGTCGCTGAGACCTGCGTCACACGCTTGCTACAGGCGATTGAGGCGGAGCGTCCGGCAGCGGTCCTCGCGCTCGGCCTCGCGGTCGGGCGCGCCGTGGTTTCACTCGAACGGGTCGCAGTCAACCTCGATGATTTCAGCCGCCCGGACAATGCCGGGAATCTGCGCTACGACACGCCGATTGTGCCTGACGGACCGCCGACCCTCTGGACAACCCTGCCGATTCGCCACATGGAAAAGGCGCTCAAGGCCGCGGACATCCCGGTTGAAATTTCCTATTCGGCCGGAACGTACGTTTGTAATCACCTTTTCTACCAAGTCCAGTATGCTCTCCAACGGCAGCCCGGCCGGTGCCGCTTCGGTTTTGTGCACCTGCCGCCAACGCCTGACTTGGGACGTGCCGGACTGCCCCTCAGCACACAGCTTCGCGCCGTCGAGCGGTTGCTTGAAACCTTGCGCGACACAACTGAACAGGACGTATGGTCAAACCACCTGCTCTGA
- a CDS encoding RDD family protein has translation MTWRVIVHGQTYETDQEGLKQWVREGRVLPTDQVFQPDVGWVTAGQMPELQTLFSPEAMAPPSAGDVPGDGIASYVSSDVPSPEPDLATYGQARGYPPPQMSTKIGDIADLWKRFLAVLVDGFVMMSSGFPGVFILTTVRDSSQVGRMTGGLTIMYLGPVIYWLLCVYLLSKTGASPGKKLVGIVVLRDNGQYLTFGMALLREILKSVLGNLCLVINLWFLFDSERRQLYDKVVRANVYEAS, from the coding sequence ATGACGTGGCGTGTCATCGTTCACGGGCAGACTTACGAAACAGACCAGGAAGGACTCAAGCAATGGGTTCGGGAAGGACGGGTATTGCCCACCGATCAGGTGTTTCAGCCTGACGTTGGCTGGGTGACTGCCGGTCAGATGCCAGAACTCCAGACCTTGTTTTCCCCGGAAGCTATGGCCCCGCCATCCGCTGGCGACGTTCCTGGGGACGGAATAGCTTCGTATGTATCCTCTGATGTGCCGTCCCCTGAACCCGACCTGGCGACTTACGGGCAAGCCAGGGGATATCCGCCGCCACAAATGTCAACCAAGATTGGTGATATTGCCGATCTTTGGAAACGTTTCCTGGCGGTGTTAGTGGATGGCTTTGTGATGATGTCCTCTGGTTTCCCCGGAGTCTTCATCCTCACCACCGTCAGGGATAGCTCACAAGTCGGGCGAATGACGGGGGGACTGACCATCATGTACCTTGGCCCGGTGATCTACTGGTTGTTGTGCGTTTACCTGCTCAGCAAGACTGGCGCATCGCCGGGCAAGAAGCTCGTCGGGATCGTCGTTCTACGCGACAATGGTCAATATCTGACGTTTGGCATGGCCCTGCTGCGTGAGATACTCAAAAGCGTTCTCGGCAACCTGTGCCTCGTGATCAATTTGTGGTTCCTTTTCGATTCAGAGCGCCGGCAACTGTATGACAAGGTGGTGCGGGCAAACGTATATGAAGCTTCCTGA